A single Chloracidobacterium sp. DNA region contains:
- a CDS encoding tetratricopeptide repeat protein, giving the protein MASRKKNAFRLLIAIFAITMATAAQSSNEHFKLADAAFDAHNYVLAVAEYTKGLQIDPNDEAANYNRGLANYHTGNYAAVITDLTKVLQIDPQNVDAFYRRGRAYYLRLPALNDLVQEKATLDAAIADYTRAIQIKADHADAYRSRGQVYYVQGSYDRAMFDYSKAIQIDPDFLSDYYNRGLVYKEKQNFDAAIADFTKAIKLDSGYLDAYLDRGRAYYNKGAYDLAIADYTQVIRAKERSATAYLDRANAYCKAGKNPLAKADYERAVQLQPAFSISPRLCK; this is encoded by the coding sequence ATGGCTTCACGGAAAAAAAATGCATTCCGACTTCTGATTGCAATTTTTGCGATCACTATGGCGACCGCTGCTCAGTCGTCGAACGAACATTTCAAGCTCGCCGATGCGGCATTTGACGCTCATAACTACGTCCTAGCCGTCGCTGAATACACAAAAGGGCTCCAGATCGATCCAAATGATGAGGCCGCCAATTACAATCGCGGCCTGGCAAACTATCACACGGGCAACTATGCCGCGGTTATAACGGATCTTACAAAAGTGCTCCAGATCGACCCCCAAAATGTCGATGCATTTTACCGACGCGGGCGTGCCTATTATCTTCGGCTACCGGCCCTAAACGACTTAGTCCAAGAAAAAGCGACGCTCGATGCCGCGATCGCTGATTACACTAGGGCCATCCAGATCAAGGCGGATCACGCCGATGCCTATCGCAGCCGCGGACAGGTCTATTACGTCCAGGGCAGCTACGACCGGGCGATGTTTGACTACAGCAAAGCGATCCAGATCGATCCGGACTTTCTGAGCGATTACTACAATCGTGGGCTCGTTTACAAGGAAAAGCAAAATTTCGACGCTGCGATCGCCGACTTTACGAAAGCTATTAAGCTCGACTCAGGCTACCTTGACGCGTACCTCGATCGCGGCCGTGCTTACTACAACAAAGGAGCCTACGATCTAGCGATCGCTGATTATACACAGGTGATCCGAGCGAAAGAGAGATCTGCAACCGCTTATCTGGACCGAGCCAACGCCTATTGCAAGGCTGGGAAAAACCCGCTGGCGAAGGCTGACTATGAGCGAGCAGTCCAGCTACAGCCCGCCTTTTCAATTTCTCCCCGTTTATGCAAATAA
- a CDS encoding tetratricopeptide repeat protein encodes MTKRFVLPALMLACFILFPVVNAGAQTANEFYNRGLAYYNKGNYDQAIADYTKAIQIDPNYALAYYNRGVAYYDTGNYDQAIADYTKAIQLNPNYATAYYNRGDAYYDKGNYDQAIADYTKAIQIDPNNAHAYYIRGVAYYAKGNYDQAIADYTKAIQIDPNNAYAYINRGVAYYDTGNYDQAIADYTKAIQLNPNNATAYNNRGDVYNRKGNYDQAIADYTKAIQIYPNYADAYENRDWTYLYLNKGDTAFEQATAFLELNGLKGDSAPYAVLVGYIGLRKSNKAAAAKVFLETWIKQVEPEAWTTKIMRYMHGDLTAAGLLALAVDNGKLTEAHTYIGEMQLFAGTPATAKIHFGWVKENGTKTFSEYTLAIAELNRMANSSKPK; translated from the coding sequence ATGACGAAAAGGTTTGTGTTACCGGCGCTGATGCTCGCATGTTTTATTCTCTTTCCGGTTGTCAACGCTGGGGCTCAGACGGCGAATGAGTTCTACAATCGCGGACTTGCCTATTACAATAAAGGTAATTACGACCAGGCGATAGCGGATTACACAAAAGCGATCCAAATAGACCCGAACTACGCCCTTGCCTACTACAATCGCGGAGTTGCCTATTACGACACAGGCAATTACGACCAGGCGATAGCGGACTATACAAAAGCCATCCAGCTAAACCCGAACTACGCCACTGCCTACTACAATCGAGGGGATGCCTATTACGACAAAGGCAATTACGACCAGGCGATAGCGGATTACACAAAAGCGATCCAAATAGACCCGAACAACGCCCATGCCTACTACATTCGCGGAGTTGCCTATTACGCCAAAGGCAATTACGACCAAGCGATAGCGGATTACACAAAAGCGATCCAAATAGACCCGAACAACGCCTATGCCTACATCAATCGCGGAGTTGCCTATTACGACACAGGCAATTACGACCAGGCGATAGCGGACTATACAAAAGCCATCCAGCTAAACCCGAACAACGCCACTGCCTACAACAATCGCGGGGATGTCTATAATCGAAAAGGCAATTACGACCAGGCGATAGCGGATTACACAAAAGCGATCCAAATATACCCGAACTACGCCGATGCCTACGAAAATCGCGACTGGACATATTTATACCTAAATAAAGGTGATACGGCTTTTGAGCAAGCAACGGCTTTTCTCGAACTTAACGGGCTCAAAGGTGATTCTGCTCCATACGCTGTTTTGGTCGGTTATATCGGCCTCCGTAAAAGCAACAAAGCCGCCGCCGCGAAAGTGTTTTTGGAGACATGGATCAAACAGGTCGAGCCGGAAGCATGGACAACGAAAATAATGCGGTATATGCACGGCGACCTGACCGCCGCCGGGCTACTTGCACTTGCCGTTGATAACGGAAAACTCACCGAGGCTCACACATATATAGGAGAGATGCAGTTATTCGCCGGCACGCCTGCTACTGCAAAGATCCATTTCGGTTGGGTTAAGGAGAACGGGACCAAGACATTCAGCGAATACACCCTTGCCATCGCCGAACTGAATCGCATGGCTAATTCGTCGAAACCAAAGTAG
- the groL gene encoding chaperonin GroEL (60 kDa chaperone family; promotes refolding of misfolded polypeptides especially under stressful conditions; forms two stacked rings of heptamers to form a barrel-shaped 14mer; ends can be capped by GroES; misfolded proteins enter the barrel where they are refolded when GroES binds), with protein MAKQVVHGEESRAAILRGVNQLADAVKVTLGPKGRNVVIDKKFGSPTITKDGVTVAKEIELKDTLENMGAQMVREVASKTSDVAGDGTTTATVLAQAIFKEGVRTVAAGANPMALKRGIEKAVAAVVAEIGSMAQPVSGDSIAQVGTVSANGDKTIGTIIAEAMDKVGKDGVITVEESKTMDTLLEVVEGMQFDRGYLSPYFVTDADRMECVLDEPYILINEKKISNMRDLLPILEQVAKMGRPMLIIAEDVEGEALATLVVNKLRGTLNVAAVKAPGFGDRRKAMLEDIAVLTGGKVISEDLGIKLETITLEDLGKAKKVTIDKENTTVVEGGGSGEAIDGRIKTIRTQIEDTSSDYDREKLQERLAKLVGGVAVIKVGAATEIEMKEKKARVEDAMNATRAAVEEGIVAGGGVALVRAGMVLDNFTTDAEDTDEQIGVTIVKRALEEPLRQIAQNAGQEGAVVVGKVREGEGHFGFNAASEKYEDLVAAGVIDPAKVTRTALQNAASIAGLMLTTEAMIADVQDDKGGDPMGGMGGMGGGMGMGM; from the coding sequence ATGGCTAAACAAGTAGTACACGGAGAAGAATCACGCGCAGCTATCCTGCGTGGTGTTAATCAGCTCGCGGACGCAGTGAAAGTTACACTCGGACCGAAGGGCCGCAACGTCGTTATCGACAAGAAATTCGGTTCGCCGACCATCACCAAAGACGGTGTCACGGTCGCCAAAGAGATCGAATTAAAGGACACGCTCGAGAATATGGGCGCACAGATGGTCCGCGAAGTCGCGAGCAAGACCTCGGACGTTGCCGGTGACGGCACGACGACCGCAACGGTTCTGGCTCAGGCGATCTTTAAGGAAGGCGTCCGCACGGTTGCCGCAGGTGCAAACCCGATGGCTCTCAAACGCGGCATCGAAAAGGCAGTCGCGGCGGTCGTTGCTGAGATCGGCTCGATGGCTCAGCCGGTTTCGGGTGATTCGATCGCACAGGTCGGCACCGTTTCGGCCAATGGCGACAAAACGATCGGCACGATCATCGCTGAGGCGATGGACAAGGTCGGCAAAGACGGCGTGATCACCGTCGAAGAGTCCAAGACGATGGACACGCTGCTCGAGGTTGTCGAGGGTATGCAGTTTGACCGCGGTTACCTTTCGCCGTACTTCGTCACCGACGCTGACCGTATGGAATGTGTTCTCGACGAGCCATACATCCTGATCAACGAGAAAAAGATCTCGAATATGCGTGATCTGCTGCCGATCCTGGAGCAGGTTGCCAAGATGGGCCGTCCGATGCTCATCATCGCTGAGGATGTCGAGGGCGAAGCTCTTGCCACCTTGGTCGTCAATAAGCTCCGCGGCACGTTGAATGTCGCTGCTGTAAAGGCACCGGGCTTCGGCGATCGCCGTAAGGCAATGCTCGAAGACATCGCGGTCCTCACGGGCGGCAAGGTCATCTCTGAGGATCTCGGCATCAAGCTCGAGACCATCACTCTCGAAGACCTCGGCAAAGCCAAGAAGGTCACCATCGACAAGGAAAATACCACTGTTGTCGAAGGTGGCGGTTCGGGCGAAGCGATCGACGGTCGCATCAAAACCATCCGTACTCAGATCGAAGATACCTCGAGCGACTATGATCGTGAAAAATTGCAAGAGCGTCTGGCTAAATTGGTCGGCGGTGTTGCAGTTATCAAGGTCGGTGCCGCTACCGAGATCGAGATGAAGGAAAAGAAGGCTCGCGTTGAAGATGCTATGAATGCAACGCGTGCTGCTGTCGAAGAAGGCATCGTGGCAGGCGGCGGCGTCGCTCTGGTCCGTGCCGGAATGGTTCTCGACAACTTCACAACCGATGCTGAAGATACCGATGAACAGATCGGTGTGACCATCGTCAAACGTGCTCTCGAAGAGCCGCTCCGCCAGATCGCGCAGAATGCGGGTCAGGAAGGTGCGGTTGTCGTCGGCAAGGTTCGCGAAGGCGAAGGCCACTTTGGCTTTAACGCTGCCAGCGAAAAGTACGAAGACCTCGTCGCAGCCGGTGTCATCGATCCTGCCAAGGTAACGCGTACAGCGTTGCAGAACGCAGCCTCGATCGCAGGCCTTATGCTCACCACCGAAGCAATGATCGCTGACGTCCAGGACGACAAGGGCGGCGACCCAATGGGCGGCATGGGCGGTATGGGCGGCGGAATGGGAATGGGAATGTAA
- a CDS encoding co-chaperone GroES, giving the protein MATNITPLHDRVIIKRIEDNVNQTAGGLFIPDTAKEKPQEGEVIAAGAGKYKEDGTRQALDVKAGDRVLFGKYSGSEIKLDGDEFIIMREDEILGIISRAGAAA; this is encoded by the coding sequence ATGGCTACAAACATCACACCGCTTCACGATCGCGTGATTATCAAGCGTATCGAAGACAACGTTAACCAGACCGCCGGTGGACTTTTCATCCCCGACACTGCAAAGGAAAAGCCGCAAGAAGGCGAAGTCATCGCCGCCGGTGCGGGCAAGTATAAAGAAGACGGAACGCGTCAGGCTTTGGACGTAAAGGCCGGCGACCGCGTCCTTTTCGGCAAGTACTCGGGCAGCGAGATCAAGCTCGACGGCGACGAATTCATCATTATGCGCGAAGACGAGATCCTCGGCATCATTTCACGCGCCGGAGCAGCAGCTTAG
- a CDS encoding MOSC domain-containing protein, which translates to MHISEINIYPIKSLKGISLESAVVDARGLENDRRWMLTDRDGNFYTQRKFPRMALISVWIEDGGIGVAADGYGEAFIPRLPEIRNRQTVTVWNSKCEGEVHSPVLNEWFSDVLEMDCQLVYMPDDTRRSVTERFDRGGDIVSFADGYPLTVIGEESLADLNRRIMEADESIRTPLPMNRFRPNLVVSGSEAFAEDDWAKIRVGDSVFRATKPCARCVMTTVEQSKGEYSGPEPLKTLATYRIAKDVMPDRVERLGVTPTGVLFGQNLIAEKFGDSIAVGDELVVLKTY; encoded by the coding sequence ATGCATATTTCTGAGATCAATATCTATCCGATCAAGTCGCTGAAGGGCATCTCGCTCGAATCGGCAGTGGTCGATGCTCGCGGGCTTGAGAACGACCGGCGTTGGATGCTGACGGACCGCGATGGGAATTTCTACACTCAACGTAAATTTCCGCGTATGGCACTGATCTCGGTATGGATCGAGGACGGCGGCATCGGTGTCGCGGCGGACGGCTACGGTGAGGCGTTTATTCCGCGTCTGCCCGAGATCCGAAACCGTCAGACGGTTACGGTTTGGAACAGCAAATGCGAGGGCGAGGTGCACTCGCCCGTTTTGAACGAGTGGTTCAGCGATGTGCTTGAGATGGACTGTCAGCTTGTCTATATGCCGGATGACACGCGTCGAAGCGTGACCGAGCGATTCGACCGAGGCGGTGATATCGTCAGTTTTGCGGACGGCTATCCGCTGACAGTGATCGGCGAAGAGTCTCTGGCCGACCTCAATAGAAGGATAATGGAGGCGGACGAGAGCATTCGCACCCCGTTGCCGATGAACCGCTTTCGGCCAAACCTAGTTGTTTCAGGCTCCGAAGCGTTTGCCGAAGACGATTGGGCAAAGATCCGCGTCGGCGATTCAGTTTTTCGAGCTACAAAACCCTGTGCACGGTGTGTGATGACGACCGTCGAACAATCAAAGGGTGAATATTCCGGCCCCGAACCCCTCAAGACGCTCGCTACATATCGAATCGCCAAAGACGTGATGCCCGATCGCGTCGAGAGACTCGGCGTGACACCAACCGGAGTGCTATTCGGCCAAAATCTCATCGCCGAAAAGTTTGGAGACTCGATAGCGGTCGGTGACGAATTGGTTGTGTTGAAAACGTACTAA